One window of Pseudomonas urmiensis genomic DNA carries:
- the pheT gene encoding phenylalanine--tRNA ligase subunit beta, whose product MKFSEQWLRGWVNPQVSRDELVARLSMAGLEVDSVTPAAGQFSGIVVGEILSTEQHPDADKLRVCQVSSGQETFQVVCGAPNARPGIKIPFAMIGAELPGDFKIKKAKLRGVESFGMLCSAAELQISEENDGLLELAADAPVGEDIRQYLNLDDASIEIGLTPNRGDCLSVVGLARDVSALYNVPVTRLAVPAVAPAHDEVRSVEVSAPAACPRYLGRVIRNVDLSKPSPLWLVERLRRSDVRSIDAAVDITNYVMLELGQPMHAFDLAEINGGIRVRMAEEGEKLVLLDGQEVALRSDTLVIADHTRALAIAGVMGGEHSGVNTEKTRDLFLESAFFEPISVAGKARSYGLHTDASHRYERGVDSQLAREAMERATALVLEVVGGEAGPIIESVSEQHLPKVAPITLRAERITQMLGMEMEPAQVEQLLNALELTTTSNGAGQWTVNVPSHRFDISLEVDLIEELARLYGYNHLPVRYPQARLAPKGAPEARGELPTLRRLLVARGYQEAITYSFIDPKLFELFTPGVEPLLLANPISNDMAAMRASLWPGLVKALQHNLNRQQDRVRLFESGQRFVGQLGDLKQQPMIAGVVTGTRLPEGWANARDNIDFFDVKADVEALLGYSGALNDFTFVAGKHPALHPGQTARIERDGKEVGYLGALHPELAKTLDLDRPVFVFELILEEVVEGRLPKFSELSKFPETRRDLALIAGRDVASSSVLEVIRDNAGEWLTDLRLFDVYQGKGIDPDRKSLAVGLTWQHPSRTLNDDEVNATLQLILTSLEQRLNTTLRK is encoded by the coding sequence ATGAAATTCAGTGAACAGTGGCTGCGCGGTTGGGTCAACCCGCAAGTCTCCCGTGACGAGCTGGTCGCTCGTCTGTCCATGGCCGGCCTCGAAGTCGACAGCGTTACCCCGGCTGCTGGCCAGTTCAGCGGTATCGTCGTTGGCGAAATCCTGAGCACCGAGCAACACCCGGACGCCGATAAGCTGCGCGTCTGCCAGGTGAGTAGCGGCCAGGAAACCTTCCAGGTGGTCTGCGGCGCGCCCAATGCCCGTCCGGGCATAAAAATCCCGTTTGCCATGATCGGCGCCGAACTGCCGGGCGACTTCAAGATCAAGAAGGCCAAGCTGCGGGGTGTCGAGTCGTTCGGCATGCTCTGCTCGGCGGCCGAACTGCAGATCAGCGAAGAAAACGATGGCCTGCTCGAACTGGCAGCCGATGCCCCGGTTGGTGAAGACATTCGCCAATACCTGAACCTGGACGACGCCAGCATCGAAATTGGCCTGACCCCGAACCGCGGCGACTGCCTGTCGGTAGTCGGTCTGGCGCGCGATGTCAGCGCTCTGTACAACGTTCCGGTCACTCGTCTGGCGGTGCCTGCAGTCGCGCCCGCCCACGACGAAGTACGCTCGGTCGAAGTCAGTGCTCCGGCTGCGTGCCCGCGCTACCTGGGCCGGGTCATCCGCAATGTCGACCTGTCCAAGCCAAGCCCGCTGTGGCTGGTCGAGCGCCTGCGCCGCAGCGATGTGCGCAGCATCGACGCCGCCGTTGACATCACCAACTACGTGATGCTTGAACTCGGGCAACCGATGCACGCATTCGACCTCGCCGAAATCAACGGCGGCATCCGCGTGCGGATGGCCGAAGAGGGCGAGAAACTGGTCCTGCTCGACGGCCAAGAAGTGGCCCTGCGTAGCGATACCCTGGTCATCGCCGACCACACCCGGGCCCTGGCTATCGCTGGCGTCATGGGGGGCGAGCATAGCGGTGTCAATACTGAGAAGACCCGCGACCTGTTCCTTGAGAGCGCCTTCTTCGAGCCTATTTCGGTCGCTGGCAAGGCCCGTTCCTACGGCCTGCACACCGATGCCTCGCATCGCTACGAGCGCGGCGTCGACTCGCAATTGGCCCGCGAAGCCATGGAGCGCGCTACCGCGCTGGTGCTGGAGGTCGTTGGTGGCGAAGCTGGCCCGATCATCGAGAGTGTCAGCGAGCAGCACCTGCCTAAAGTGGCGCCGATCACCCTGCGAGCCGAACGCATCACCCAGATGCTCGGCATGGAGATGGAACCAGCACAGGTCGAGCAACTGCTCAACGCCCTGGAGCTGACCACCACCAGCAATGGGGCAGGGCAGTGGACTGTCAACGTTCCAAGCCACCGCTTCGACATCAGCCTGGAAGTCGACCTGATCGAAGAGCTGGCTCGCCTGTACGGCTACAACCACCTGCCGGTACGCTACCCGCAAGCGCGTCTGGCGCCAAAAGGTGCTCCGGAAGCCCGTGGCGAGTTGCCAACCCTGCGCCGCCTGCTGGTTGCTCGCGGCTACCAGGAAGCAATCACCTACAGCTTCATCGATCCGAAGCTGTTCGAGCTGTTCACCCCTGGCGTCGAGCCGCTACTGCTGGCCAACCCGATTTCCAACGACATGGCTGCCATGCGCGCCTCGTTGTGGCCGGGCCTGGTCAAGGCACTGCAGCACAACCTCAATCGCCAGCAAGATCGCGTTCGCCTGTTCGAGAGCGGCCAGCGCTTCGTCGGCCAGCTGGGTGATCTCAAGCAACAGCCGATGATCGCCGGCGTCGTCACTGGCACCCGCCTGCCGGAAGGCTGGGCCAACGCCCGTGACAACATCGACTTCTTCGACGTCAAGGCCGACGTAGAGGCTCTGCTGGGCTACTCTGGCGCGCTCAACGACTTCACCTTCGTTGCCGGCAAGCATCCAGCCCTGCACCCAGGTCAGACTGCTCGCATCGAACGTGACGGCAAGGAAGTCGGCTACCTCGGCGCACTTCACCCAGAACTCGCCAAGACCCTCGACCTGGACCGCCCGGTGTTCGTCTTCGAGTTGATCCTGGAAGAAGTGGTCGAAGGTCGCCTGCCAAAATTCAGCGAACTGTCCAAGTTCCCTGAAACCAGGCGTGACCTGGCTTTGATCGCAGGACGTGATGTAGCTTCGAGCTCGGTCCTTGAAGTAATTCGTGACAATGCAGGCGAATGGCTCACAGACCTCAGGCTGTTTGATGTCTACCAGGGTAAAGGTATTGATCCTGATAGAAAAAGCCTGGCCGTCGGCTTGACCTGGCAGCATCCATCGCGCACTCTTAATGACGATGAGGTGAACGCCACCCTGCAGTTGATCCTCACCTCGCTCGAACAAAGGTTGAACACCACGTTAAGGAAATAA
- the infC gene encoding translation initiation factor IF-3: protein MTIKREMRNDKRTAPKAPINENISAREVRLIGADGEQIGIVSIDEALRIAEEAKLDLVEISADAVPPVCKVMDYGKHLFEKKKQANEAKKNQKQIQIKEIKFRPGTEEGDYQVKLRNLVRFLSDGDKAKISLRFRGREMAHQELGMELLKRVEADLIEYGTVEQHPKMEGRQLMMVIAPKKKK from the coding sequence ATAACTATTAAGCGTGAAATGAGAAACGATAAACGAACTGCACCGAAGGCCCCGATCAACGAGAATATCTCGGCCCGCGAGGTTCGGTTAATTGGCGCTGACGGCGAGCAGATTGGCATCGTCTCGATTGATGAAGCGCTTCGTATCGCTGAAGAAGCGAAGCTGGATCTGGTAGAGATTTCTGCTGACGCCGTACCTCCTGTCTGCAAGGTGATGGACTACGGCAAGCACCTCTTCGAGAAGAAGAAGCAGGCCAACGAGGCCAAGAAAAACCAGAAGCAGATCCAGATCAAAGAAATCAAGTTTCGTCCAGGGACGGAGGAAGGGGATTACCAGGTAAAACTACGCAACCTGGTACGTTTCCTTAGTGATGGGGACAAGGCCAAGATCTCTCTGAGATTCCGTGGTCGTGAGATGGCCCACCAGGAGCTGGGCATGGAGCTGTTGAAGCGGGTTGAAGCTGACCTGATCGAATACGGCACCGTTGAGCAGCATCCGAAGATGGAAGGACGCCAGCTTATGATGGTCATCGCCCCCAAAAAGAAGAAGTAA
- the rplT gene encoding 50S ribosomal protein L20, whose amino-acid sequence MARVKRGVIARKRHKKILKLAKGYYGARSRVFRVAKQAVIKAGQYAYRDRRQKKRQFRALWIARINAGARTNGLSYSRLIAGLKKASIEIDRKVLADLAVNEKAAFAAIVEKAKAVLA is encoded by the coding sequence ATGGCTCGTGTAAAGCGCGGCGTAATCGCTCGTAAGCGTCACAAGAAAATTCTGAAACTGGCTAAAGGCTACTATGGTGCACGTTCGCGCGTATTCCGTGTTGCCAAGCAGGCTGTCATCAAGGCTGGTCAATACGCCTACCGTGACCGTCGCCAGAAAAAGCGTCAGTTCCGCGCTCTGTGGATCGCTCGTATCAACGCCGGTGCCCGCACCAACGGTCTGTCTTACAGCCGTCTGATTGCTGGCCTGAAAAAAGCGTCGATCGAAATCGACCGCAAAGTTCTGGCTGACCTGGCAGTGAACGAAAAAGCGGCGTTTGCTGCGATTGTCGAAAAGGCTAAAGCCGTTCTGGCTTAA
- a CDS encoding nucleoside hydrolase: MLKRLLQGVVLMSIIAAATLQAAPRDLIIDTDPGADDLVALFLAMASPDELNIRAITTVAGNVRLEKTSRNARLAREWAGREEIPVYAGAGRPLVRPPIYAAQVHGEEGLTGVSVHEPKQGLAKGNAVQYLVDTLVAAEPHSITIAMLGPQTNLALALIQQPDIVDGIKEVVVMGGAHFNGGNITPAAEFNLFADPHAAQVVLASGVKLTYLPLDVTHKLLTSETRLKQLAAVDNRASKQVVDILNAYIKHDMDLYGMPGGPVHDASVIAYLLKPELFSGRQLHMTVDSREGPTFGQTVADWYGVLKQPANVLWIAEGDAQGLFDLLSERLARLQ; this comes from the coding sequence ATGCTCAAACGTTTGCTACAAGGAGTCGTACTGATGTCCATCATCGCCGCCGCCACCCTGCAGGCCGCGCCTCGCGACCTGATCATCGATACCGACCCCGGGGCGGACGATCTGGTAGCGCTGTTTCTAGCCATGGCCTCGCCTGACGAGCTGAACATTCGCGCCATCACCACCGTTGCCGGCAATGTGAGATTGGAAAAGACCTCACGCAATGCTCGCCTGGCGCGCGAGTGGGCGGGCCGGGAGGAGATCCCTGTATATGCTGGCGCCGGCCGCCCGCTGGTGCGCCCGCCAATCTACGCCGCTCAAGTGCATGGCGAAGAAGGGCTTACGGGCGTCAGTGTGCACGAGCCAAAGCAGGGCCTGGCCAAGGGCAATGCGGTGCAGTACCTGGTCGATACCCTGGTCGCTGCCGAGCCGCATAGCATCACCATCGCCATGCTCGGGCCGCAAACCAACCTGGCTTTGGCATTGATCCAGCAACCCGATATCGTCGACGGCATCAAGGAAGTGGTGGTGATGGGTGGTGCGCACTTCAATGGCGGCAATATCACCCCGGCTGCGGAATTCAACCTGTTCGCCGACCCGCATGCCGCGCAAGTGGTGCTGGCCAGTGGTGTCAAGCTCACCTATCTGCCGCTGGATGTCACCCACAAGCTATTGACCAGCGAGACTCGCCTCAAGCAATTGGCTGCGGTGGATAATCGGGCCAGTAAGCAGGTGGTGGATATTCTCAACGCCTACATCAAGCACGATATGGACCTTTACGGCATGCCTGGCGGCCCGGTGCATGATGCCAGTGTCATTGCCTACCTGCTCAAGCCCGAGTTGTTCAGCGGGCGGCAGCTCCACATGACAGTCGATAGCCGCGAAGGGCCAACCTTCGGCCAGACCGTGGCGGATTGGTACGGTGTACTCAAGCAACCGGCCAATGTGCTGTGGATCGCTGAGGGCGACGCCCAGGGCCTGTTCGACCTGCTCAGCGAGCGCCTGGCTCGATTGCAATAG
- a CDS encoding MerR family transcriptional regulator — MLEPSHNDELPPIPGKRYFTIGEVSELCAVKPHVLRYWEQEFPQLNPVKRRGNRRYYQRQDVLMIRQIRALLYDQGFTIGGARLRLSSDEAKDDTTQYKQLIRQMIAELEDVLVVLKK; from the coding sequence ATGCTGGAACCAAGCCATAACGACGAGCTGCCCCCCATACCGGGCAAACGCTACTTCACCATTGGTGAAGTCAGCGAGCTCTGTGCGGTAAAACCGCACGTGCTGCGTTACTGGGAGCAAGAGTTCCCGCAACTCAACCCGGTCAAGCGCCGCGGTAACCGGCGGTATTATCAGCGCCAAGATGTGCTGATGATCCGCCAGATCCGTGCGCTGCTGTACGACCAAGGCTTCACCATCGGCGGCGCGCGGTTGCGTTTGTCCAGTGATGAAGCCAAGGACGATACCACCCAGTACAAGCAACTGATCCGGCAGATGATTGCTGAATTGGAAGATGTGCTGGTGGTGCTGAAGAAGTGA
- the ihfA gene encoding integration host factor subunit alpha yields MGALTKAEMAERLYEELGLNKREAKELVELFFEEIRHALEDNEQVKLSGFGNFDLRDKRQRPGRNPKTGEEIPITARRVVTFRPGQKLKARVEAYAGTKP; encoded by the coding sequence ATGGGTGCTCTGACGAAAGCTGAGATGGCCGAAAGGCTGTACGAGGAGCTGGGGCTCAACAAGCGCGAAGCAAAGGAACTGGTCGAGTTGTTCTTCGAAGAGATCCGCCACGCGCTTGAAGACAACGAGCAGGTCAAGTTGTCCGGTTTCGGCAACTTTGACCTTCGCGACAAACGCCAGCGGCCGGGCCGCAACCCCAAGACTGGGGAAGAGATCCCGATCACCGCACGCCGCGTCGTCACCTTTCGTCCAGGGCAGAAACTGAAAGCCCGGGTTGAGGCCTATGCTGGAACCAAGCCATAA
- a CDS encoding cold-shock protein gives MSNRQTGTVKWFNDEKGFGFITPQGGGDDLFVHFKAIETDGFKSLKEGQTVSFVAERGQKGMQAAQVRPE, from the coding sequence ATGTCCAATCGCCAAACCGGCACCGTCAAGTGGTTCAACGATGAGAAAGGCTTCGGCTTCATCACTCCTCAAGGCGGCGGCGACGACCTGTTCGTACACTTCAAAGCCATCGAAACCGACGGCTTCAAGAGCCTGAAAGAAGGCCAGACTGTTTCCTTCGTCGCTGAACGCGGCCAGAAGGGCATGCAGGCTGCACAGGTTCGTCCGGAGTAA
- the rpmI gene encoding 50S ribosomal protein L35 — protein MPKMKTKSGAAKRFLKTASGFKHKHAFKSHILTKMSTKRKRQLRGSSLLHPSDVAKVARMLRVR, from the coding sequence ATGCCAAAAATGAAAACCAAGAGCGGTGCTGCGAAGCGTTTCCTGAAAACGGCTTCCGGCTTCAAGCACAAGCACGCTTTCAAGAGCCACATCCTGACCAAAATGTCGACTAAGCGTAAGCGTCAACTGCGTGGTAGCAGCCTGCTGCACCCGTCTGACGTGGCAAAAGTCGCGCGCATGCTGCGCGTTCGTTAA
- the pheS gene encoding phenylalanine--tRNA ligase subunit alpha, producing the protein MENLDALVSQALEAVERAEDINALEQIRVQFLGKKGELTQVMKTLGNLPAEERPKVGALINDAKERVTEVLNARKAAFEEAELSARLAAECIDVTLPGRGQTTGGLHPITRTLERIEQFFTHIGYGIAEGPEVEDDYHNFEALNIPGHHPARAMHDTFYFNANMLLRTHTSPVQVRTMESTQPPIRIVCPGRVYRCDSDITHSPMFHQVEGLLIDRDINFADLKGTIEEFLRVFFEKQLDVRFRPSFFPFTEPSAEVDIQCVMCSGKGCRVCKQTGWLEVMGCGMVHPNVLRMSGIDPEEFQGFAFGMGAERLAMLRYGVNDLRLFFDNDLRFLAQFR; encoded by the coding sequence ATGGAAAACCTGGATGCGCTGGTCTCCCAAGCCCTGGAAGCTGTGGAGCGCGCTGAAGACATCAATGCCCTGGAACAGATCCGGGTTCAATTTCTCGGCAAGAAGGGCGAGCTGACCCAGGTGATGAAGACCCTGGGCAACCTGCCAGCCGAAGAGCGCCCCAAGGTTGGAGCGCTGATCAACGACGCCAAGGAACGCGTTACCGAAGTGCTCAACGCACGCAAAGCTGCCTTTGAAGAGGCCGAGCTCAGCGCTCGCCTGGCGGCCGAATGCATTGATGTGACCTTGCCAGGTCGTGGCCAGACCACCGGTGGCCTGCACCCGATCACCCGCACCCTCGAGCGTATCGAGCAGTTCTTCACCCACATCGGCTACGGCATTGCCGAAGGCCCTGAGGTCGAAGACGACTACCACAACTTCGAAGCGCTCAACATCCCCGGCCACCACCCGGCGCGGGCGATGCACGACACCTTCTATTTCAATGCCAACATGCTGCTGCGTACCCACACCTCGCCGGTGCAGGTGCGGACCATGGAGTCCACTCAGCCGCCAATCCGCATTGTTTGCCCAGGCCGCGTCTATCGCTGCGACTCGGATATCACTCACTCGCCGATGTTCCACCAGGTCGAAGGCCTGCTGATCGATCGCGACATCAACTTCGCCGACCTCAAGGGCACCATCGAAGAATTCCTGCGGGTGTTCTTCGAAAAACAACTGGACGTGCGTTTCCGTCCGTCGTTCTTCCCCTTCACCGAGCCGTCTGCTGAAGTCGATATCCAGTGTGTGATGTGCTCCGGCAAAGGCTGCCGCGTCTGCAAGCAGACGGGCTGGCTGGAAGTCATGGGCTGCGGCATGGTCCACCCGAACGTGCTGCGCATGTCCGGCATCGATCCGGAAGAGTTCCAGGGCTTCGCCTTCGGCATGGGTGCCGAGCGCCTGGCCATGCTGCGCTATGGCGTCAACGATTTGCGTCTGTTCTTCGACAACGACCTGCGGTTCCTCGCCCAATTCCGCTAG
- the thrS gene encoding threonine--tRNA ligase, whose protein sequence is MPTITLPDGSQRSFDHAVSVAEVAASIGAGLAKATLAGKVDGKLVDACDLIEHDATLQIITPKDEEGLEIIRHSCAHLIGHAVKQLYPTAKMVIGPVIDEGFYYDIAYERPFTPDDLAAIEKRMQQLIEKDYDVIKKMTPRAEVIDVFHNRGEDYKLRLVEDMPDEQAMGLYYHEEYVDMCRGPHVPNTRFLKAFKLTKLSGAYWRGDAKNEQLQRVYGTAWADKKQLAAYIQRIEEAEKRDHRKIGKQLDLFHLQEEAPGMVFWHPNGWTVYQVLEQYMRNVQRINGYLEIKTPQVVDRILWEKSGHWSNYAENMFTTSSESRDYAVKPMNCPCHVQVFNQGLKSYRDLPLRLAEFGACHRNEPSGALHGIMRVRGFVQDDAHIFCTEDQVKKEAADFIKLTLDVYKDFGFTDIAMKLSTRPVKRVGSEELWDRAEGALADALNESGLEWEYQPGEGAFYGPKIEFTLRDCLGRNWQCGTLQYDPNLPERLDASYIAEDNARKRPVMLHRAILGSFERFIGMLIEHYAGVFPAWLAPTQAVIMNITDKQADFALEVEKNLTDSGFRAKSDLRNEKIGFKIREHTLLKVPYLLVIGDREVETQTVAVRTREGADLGSMPVAQFAELLAHAVSRRGRQESE, encoded by the coding sequence ATGCCCACTATTACTCTTCCCGATGGCAGTCAACGTTCGTTCGATCACGCCGTATCCGTAGCCGAAGTCGCTGCCTCTATTGGCGCAGGCCTGGCCAAGGCCACCCTGGCCGGCAAGGTCGACGGCAAATTGGTCGATGCGTGCGATCTGATCGAGCACGACGCCACCCTGCAGATCATCACCCCTAAAGATGAAGAGGGACTGGAGATCATCCGTCACTCGTGCGCCCACCTTATCGGCCACGCAGTGAAGCAGCTGTACCCGACCGCCAAGATGGTGATCGGCCCGGTGATCGACGAAGGCTTCTATTACGACATTGCCTACGAGCGCCCCTTCACTCCTGACGACCTCGCGGCCATCGAAAAGCGCATGCAGCAGCTGATCGAGAAGGACTACGACGTCATCAAGAAGATGACCCCGCGCGCCGAAGTCATCGACGTCTTCCACAATCGCGGTGAAGACTACAAGCTGCGCCTGGTCGAAGACATGCCCGATGAGCAGGCCATGGGCCTGTACTATCACGAAGAATACGTCGACATGTGCCGCGGTCCGCACGTGCCGAACACCCGCTTCCTCAAGGCATTCAAGCTGACCAAGCTGTCCGGCGCCTACTGGCGCGGCGATGCCAAGAACGAGCAATTGCAACGTGTGTACGGCACTGCCTGGGCTGACAAGAAGCAGCTGGCGGCCTACATCCAGCGCATCGAAGAAGCCGAAAAACGCGATCACCGCAAGATCGGCAAGCAGCTGGATCTGTTCCACCTGCAGGAAGAAGCCCCGGGCATGGTCTTCTGGCACCCGAACGGCTGGACCGTGTATCAGGTGCTCGAGCAGTACATGCGCAACGTCCAGCGCATCAATGGCTACCTTGAGATCAAGACCCCGCAAGTGGTCGACCGCATCCTATGGGAGAAGTCCGGTCACTGGTCCAACTACGCCGAAAACATGTTCACCACTTCGTCGGAAAGCCGCGACTACGCGGTAAAGCCGATGAACTGCCCATGCCACGTGCAGGTGTTCAACCAGGGTCTGAAGTCGTACCGCGACCTGCCGCTGCGCCTGGCTGAATTCGGTGCTTGCCACCGCAATGAGCCATCCGGCGCCCTGCACGGCATCATGCGTGTGCGTGGCTTCGTGCAAGACGACGCGCACATTTTCTGCACCGAAGATCAGGTGAAGAAAGAAGCCGCCGACTTCATCAAGCTGACCTTGGATGTGTACAAGGACTTCGGTTTCACCGACATCGCCATGAAGCTCTCGACCCGTCCGGTCAAGCGCGTCGGCTCCGAAGAGCTGTGGGATCGCGCTGAAGGTGCGCTGGCCGATGCCCTGAACGAGTCGGGTCTGGAGTGGGAATACCAGCCGGGCGAGGGCGCGTTCTACGGTCCGAAGATCGAGTTCACCCTGCGCGACTGCCTGGGCCGTAACTGGCAGTGTGGTACCCTGCAGTACGATCCGAACCTGCCTGAGCGTCTGGACGCCAGCTACATCGCCGAAGACAACGCCCGCAAGCGTCCGGTGATGCTGCACCGCGCCATCCTCGGTTCGTTCGAGCGCTTCATCGGCATGCTCATCGAGCATTATGCCGGTGTCTTCCCAGCTTGGCTGGCGCCAACCCAGGCGGTGATCATGAATATCACCGACAAACAGGCCGATTTCGCCCTTGAGGTGGAAAAAAACCTGACCGATAGCGGTTTCCGTGCCAAGTCTGACTTGAGAAATGAGAAGATCGGCTTTAAAATCCGCGAGCATACTTTGCTCAAGGTCCCGTACCTTTTGGTTATAGGGGACCGTGAAGTCGAAACGCAAACCGTCGCTGTGCGTACTCGCGAAGGCGCTGACCTGGGCTCCATGCCCGTCGCCCAATTCGCTGAGCTCCTTGCGCATGCGGTTTCCCGGCGTGGTCGCCAAGAATCGGAGTAA
- a CDS encoding I78 family peptidase inhibitor — translation MFRTRASLAILLVATVLAGCSTGGSSGAAGNAPAAPAGNDGRCEASGADFAVGKPGTPDLLEQARKASGSQMARILKPHDVITLEYRSERLNLNVDEQGKVIRVNCG, via the coding sequence ATGTTCCGTACTCGTGCTTCCCTGGCAATCCTGCTGGTGGCTACAGTCCTGGCAGGTTGCAGCACAGGCGGTTCTTCCGGCGCTGCTGGCAACGCCCCGGCGGCTCCAGCCGGTAACGACGGCCGCTGCGAAGCCAGTGGCGCCGACTTTGCAGTTGGCAAGCCGGGCACCCCGGACCTGCTCGAGCAGGCGCGCAAGGCCAGTGGCTCGCAGATGGCGCGTATCCTTAAGCCACACGATGTGATCACCCTGGAGTATCGCTCTGAGCGCTTGAACTTGAACGTTGATGAGCAGGGCAAGGTCATTCGCGTTAACTGCGGCTGA